Below is a window of Ananas comosus cultivar F153 linkage group 9, ASM154086v1, whole genome shotgun sequence DNA.
ATTAGCTTGAAGAGATACAATTTGTACTCCTCAACTAGTTTGTCTTAGAAGAGGTTTAACCGTGTGTTTATGGCCCATACTATTCACAAGATCTTTACGAGTACATACCGAAAACATGTTCACTCCGGGAATCTTTAGACGCCGCATTACGTACGGAAAACTCAGCTGATCCCGAGATGTGAACCGAACCACCTCATTGAACCAAAGACACATGAAAAGATTTGTGGATGGTGTGTGCTCCCTCACAATCACAGAGGCTTCGGCTAGAGCTGCAGAGGGCAAAAAGTTGCTAATGCCTCGTTAAAACAAGCATATCAAGAACTTGCATACCCATGCAAAATTCCTAGTCAAAAACACTATTAAGGTCCCCATATTATGAGCAAATTTTTGTTATGGTCCCTAGACTTCATTTCGTATGGCTTAAACTTCATTAAGTGGCCCTTTCAAGTCTCTCCATCAGCTTTATATCCGAGAAAATGTAAATTTGCCAACTTTGGTGGAACATGATAATTTTCAGCCATAAATGAACACAATAATTTGCGGTTAGAAACCTCCATGTGCACATGTCATGAGAGTGCCTTCATACCTATATAGGGCAATTTGGTGTTGACTTGGATGGTACATTGCCTTGATTAAACTACTTTGACGGAATGTTCGTCATTTCTCGTTTCCAAAGCAGACAGGGAAACTTCAATTGGACCACTTAATGAAACTAGACTACATGACTGAGCAACCTAGATGATAACTTTAGGCTTAATTTTGTCTGCCAACTAAAGGAGGTGCCATGAGCTATTTCATTTAGGCATATGATAAAAGCTAACCTTTCTTTCCGTTGAACCTTTTGTTTCCAGGAATTCCATCTTTACGATACTGGTTTAATTGCTCCTCCACTTCTTCTGGAGTTGCTTTGTGCTTTGAGATAATCGCTTTCCCTTCATCATACAGGTTACTTCGTGCTCCGTGCTCAGAGATAGCAAGGGTAGAATTTGTACGCCAAAGAAGTGCATCCATTACACCAATTGGATCCCTCCGGAACTGAGATTTTGAGTCCACCCAGATTGAATACCTTGCTTCAGGAAATAGACGATGACCCAACATCTGAAGCACGAAATCATTTTTTTAGTTCAAgtcacaaaaaattaataatcaaTTGCAGCCATGAACAATCTAATCTGTTAAACAATTATTGCAGCATAGATAATTGTCAAACTAGAATAAGATTTCATGCTCAACAATGCCtgttggtaaaaaaaataataataagcacATTTGACAAGTGAACTGTATAAACTTTGTGTTCGACAATGAAACTGGTGCTatggaaaatagaaaaacaCATTTTACCTTGGGTATTTTCCCATTTAACCGTTGATCTGAAAAAGGAAGATTTTTAACAATAACGATGCGCCATCTACCAATCATATGATTTTCGCCAATTTGTTTTCCTTCTGCTTCCTGAGCTGTGCGAGTGATTTCATCCCAGAATGCTACATAGCAAACCTGCACAACAGCAAGATTTATTTATAAACAGAACGCAATTATCATCAAACATGAAAACATATAGTTTTGCTAGAATGTACAGTTGCCGATGAAATCGAGGAGCAAGAGGCCAGAGTAGCCATAGTGATGGCTGGCCCAATATAATGGTAACACCATTTGCAAACCAAAAGTTTAAGCTAGTGTCTTATATACGACCACCATTAGTCACTCACTAATGTGCATGGGAATAAACTATAACTCACACATGCTCTAACAGGTACCTTATAAATGGATGCCTCTGTCATCCCAATAGGCTGATAAAGATCGTCACCGCCACCAAATGCGCATGTTGATACAACAGCTTTGCAAGTTTTCATGTAATTCCTGTCATCCTCAGAAATTTTAAACCCTCCCTTCTCACTGTAGAAGCCACAATGCACAGCAGCAGTTTCCTGCACCTGAAACAGTTGTATGGGCACATTACACAACTCAGTAGAAGTTCCAATAGCAAAATCGAGCAAGTAAAAATTACAAAGGCATGTCAGATGGTAAAACTATGTACTGCAtatttctcaaaagaaaatgaagaagaattTCTGCGGTCAAAATTGGACCTTGAAAGTTTCTTCTCGTTCGCGAAGCGTCTGATATccagtaaataaattaaatcttGTAGCTTCTTTGTTCTGCAACGACTGAATAGAGTCGCCTTCGACGTGGgattcattattattatctgATTTGTATACAACATTCTTGACAGTATATTTGGGTTCTGCAGAACTAGGGAATTCCAGACTGGCTATTTCTTTAGGACTACGAATTTTCAGACAAGCTGCCAATAGCAGAAAAGAGTCTGTAAGCAAAATACGTGACGTAAAATCCAACTCGAAAGCGAATAATATACGGAAGCAGTAAAAATCTCCTGAATAAGAACGAGGGTAAATTGCAGCAGGGCTCCTTATTTCAACATCTGAATTGTTTAAATTGCATGCCCTATCTTTGCATTGCAATCTTATCCCTTCAATTAAATTTCTCCATTGAAATGGACAGAGGATTCCATGCGATCTGCATGTTACTTCCCCGTATGCAATATGAGAGTTATCAAAGcgaaaataataaagaaattatTGAGCAAAATTTATCAGTAAACAACGATTCACTGTATGTCCATGGAAGCTCATGAAGTAAGATATTGcaagcaaaaaaattaattaaatattatcttaGAATCTCTGCCAACTGGTAGGTAAATAGGTTTCTACTCTTCCTAATTGGTTAACTAGTTTAAGGCAACTACGATATAACTACCACAAATAGAGTAGGGAGTTTTTTAAATGGGAACTACAATTAGCGAGCAACGTCAACTCTCCTGTATAGTATGATttgatcattattttttttaaaaaaaatcaagtctTTTCTATTTGCAATTGTAAAACCCTAAACTCCGAGATAAGGATTGAcgaattcaaatcaaaatatcaCCTTCGTCTCTACAACAACACAGCGTTCCACAGTATCAACTCGAACTCAAATTTTTAGGAAAAAGCTAAAGAATAAAGCGATTGATTTGAACAAAACTTACGCTCTCTGACGCCATTGACGACTCTGGTGGTGCGATCGAGCCGATTTAGGTTTCCAATCGACTTCCGCACTGCGGCATTGGGATCCGAGGGGGCCTCCTTGGGGTTCGAGANGATCGAGTCCCTCGCGAGGGCGACGGGGATAGATCGGGGTTCGTCGCGGGGCCTCCGCGCGAGCTTCGTGGTCTCGAAGAAGAGCAGGAAGAGGACggggaggacgaggaggaggctCCACCACCGCATCGCGCTCCGCACAACGCGGCCGAGGAGCTCCTGGCGAGGGCCGGGCTTCTTCCGCCTATGGCGGATCCGGACGCGCATCTTCCCGGCGACCTcctcgtcgtcggagacggagACGGAGATGCCGTTGATCATGGTTCGGGGAGGGGAGGAGGCGGCTAGGGTGTGGGGGAGAGAGCGCGGGGAATTGGGAACTAGGGTTTCGGGGGGCCTCCCGCTGTAACCCCCTTAGGAAGGGGGCGACGAGGTTGTCGGAAGCCCGGTTCGGTTCGGGAGTCGACTCGGCGGTTCGGTTCGCTCCTCCGCGGCGACCGGTCCATTCGCCGGTTTATATTAGTACAGTACAGTATCAGAGTTTACACGAGAAGGAAACAacggagaagagaaagagggacgCGAATCATGCGACCTCCACATCAAGGGagtgatttaaaaaataataataataaataaataaataaataatagagaaaaaaaacagTGGGTCCGGATGTGGGTCCCACAACGAAGAGAAGAGTTACTTTTACGGATGTTAATGAACCGGACCTGGATTGGCCCAGAGTTTGgcccaattaaaaatttgggccGAGCCCATAATCTCCACGCGACGACACTCGCATgcttttctcctttcttcttcttcttcttccacaaGGCACCGTCTAATCGAAGCGAGCTAGGGTTTCTCCGAGAtcgagagagacagagagagggagagaaaacgATGGCGCTCACCAACTTCATCCTCACCGTGGTGGGGGTGAGCGCGGCGGTGCTCCTCCTCCGCAGCG
It encodes the following:
- the LOC109714860 gene encoding uncharacterized protein LOC109714860; the encoded protein is MINGISVSVSDDEEVAGKMRVRIRHRRKKPGPRQELLGRVVRSAMRWWSLLLVLPVLFLLFFETTKLARRPRDEPRSIPVALARDSIXSNPKEAPSDPNAAVRKSIGNLNRLDRTTRVVNGVREPCLKIRSPKEIASLEFPSSAEPKYTVKNVVYKSDNNNESHVEGDSIQSLQNKEATRFNLFTGYQTLREREETFKVQETAAVHCGFYSEKGGFKISEDDRNYMKTCKAVVSTCAFGGGDDLYQPIGMTEASIYKVCYVAFWDEITRTAQEAEGKQIGENHMIGRWRIVIVKNLPFSDQRLNGKIPKMLGHRLFPEARYSIWVDSKSQFRRDPIGVMDALLWRTNSTLAISEHGARSNLYDEGKAIISKHKATPEEVEEQLNQYRKDGIPGNKRFNGKKALAEASVIVREHTPSTNLFMCLWFNEVVRFTSRDQLSFPYVMRRLKIPGVNMFSVCTRKDLVNSMGHKHTVKPLLRQTS